From the genome of Scytonema hofmannii PCC 7110, one region includes:
- a CDS encoding Gfo/Idh/MocA family protein — translation MFDSFRKELSRRHLLHKAGFGFMAVGVSGAIEYIIKPSRTLAQAAPAPSKEPSLPPEKKLGWAVVGLGKFATEQIMPSFAECKRSKLVALVSGDRAKAEKYARQYGINSKNIYDYQNYDNLRNNPEVDVVYIILPNGLHAEYSIRGAQALKHVMCEKPMANTVEECQAMIDAAKKANRKLMIAYRAQYEPYNLAAIQLAQSGKLGKLKAVTSDHGRILDPKDPADVWRMDKKLAGGGSLYDIGIYSLQAARYITGEEPAEISAFTYSTPGDPRFRQVEENVNFTLRFPSGVLANCTSSYGYSSTKRIQVFGSDAVLELDPATDYYQHRLYINRNNRREEQNIEEKNQFALEIDHLSESILANKQPKTPGKEGLQDVKLMNLIYQAARTGEKVKV, via the coding sequence ATGTTTGATTCTTTTAGAAAAGAACTTTCTCGTCGTCATCTTTTACATAAAGCAGGTTTTGGCTTTATGGCAGTTGGTGTCAGTGGGGCAATAGAGTACATTATTAAACCATCTCGGACTCTAGCTCAAGCTGCTCCTGCACCATCTAAAGAACCTTCTTTGCCTCCTGAGAAAAAGCTGGGATGGGCAGTTGTCGGTCTAGGTAAGTTTGCTACCGAACAAATTATGCCTTCATTCGCTGAGTGCAAAAGGTCAAAGTTGGTCGCCTTAGTGAGTGGCGATCGCGCCAAAGCAGAAAAGTATGCACGGCAATACGGTATCAACTCAAAAAATATTTACGATTATCAGAACTACGATAATCTTCGCAATAACCCAGAGGTAGATGTCGTCTATATTATCTTACCTAATGGGCTGCACGCCGAATATAGTATTCGTGGCGCACAGGCACTTAAGCACGTTATGTGTGAAAAGCCAATGGCAAATACTGTTGAAGAATGCCAAGCAATGATTGATGCAGCCAAAAAAGCAAACCGCAAGTTGATGATTGCTTATCGCGCTCAGTATGAACCTTATAATCTAGCCGCCATTCAACTTGCTCAAAGTGGCAAACTAGGAAAATTAAAAGCTGTGACTTCTGACCACGGGCGGATTCTTGACCCCAAAGACCCCGCAGATGTTTGGCGCATGGACAAAAAACTAGCAGGTGGAGGTTCCCTTTACGATATCGGTATCTACAGCTTGCAAGCTGCAAGGTACATTACAGGCGAAGAACCCGCAGAAATTAGTGCCTTTACCTACAGCACTCCTGGAGACCCCCGCTTCCGTCAAGTTGAGGAAAACGTTAACTTCACGTTGCGCTTTCCTAGCGGTGTGCTTGCTAACTGTACCTCCAGTTATGGTTACTCCAGTACGAAGCGCATTCAAGTTTTTGGATCTGACGCAGTCTTGGAATTAGATCCAGCAACAGACTACTATCAACATCGCCTATATATCAACCGAAATAACCGTAGAGAAGAGCAAAATATTGAAGAGAAAAACCAGTTTGCTTTAGAAATAGATCACCTGTCTGAGTCCATCTTGGCAAACAAGCAACCTAAAACTCCCGGTAAGGAAGGCTTGCAAGATGTCAAACTCATGAATTTAATTTACCAAGCAGCGCGTACAGGCGAAAAGGTAAAAGTTTAA
- a CDS encoding zinc-dependent alcohol dehydrogenase, whose amino-acid sequence MKAVCWYGANDVRVENVPDPTILNPRDAILKITSATICGSDLHIYDGYIPTMKAGDIIGHEFMGEVVDVGREVKKLKKGDRVVVSSIIGCGQCHYCQQQKWSLCDNSNPNGWIHDKLFGFGTAGIFGYSHAFGGYAGAFAEYIRVPFADYGAVQVPEGIPDEKILPLSDAFPTGYMGAEMCNISPGDTVAVWGAGPVGLFAMKSAYMLGAERVIAIDRVPERLQMAQEFANAETINYEEISAGDALKEMTGGRGADACIDAVGLEAHGMGLEGFYDEAKQAVRLETDRPHVLREMILACRKGGILSIMGVYSGFVDKIPMGAAMNKALTWKMGQMFGQKYMPMLLDRVLNNEVDPSRVFTHRLPLEEAKQGFEMFKHKKDNCVKVLLKP is encoded by the coding sequence ATGAAAGCAGTCTGTTGGTACGGTGCTAATGATGTAAGGGTAGAGAATGTACCAGATCCAACAATTCTTAACCCCCGTGATGCCATTCTCAAAATTACATCAGCAACTATATGTGGTTCTGATTTACACATTTATGATGGCTACATCCCAACGATGAAAGCAGGTGACATTATTGGTCACGAGTTTATGGGAGAAGTCGTTGATGTTGGTCGTGAAGTCAAGAAGTTGAAAAAGGGCGATCGCGTTGTAGTCTCTTCAATCATCGGGTGCGGTCAATGCCACTACTGCCAACAACAGAAGTGGTCGCTGTGTGATAATTCCAACCCCAACGGTTGGATACATGATAAGTTATTTGGTTTTGGTACAGCAGGGATTTTTGGATACTCCCACGCTTTCGGTGGCTATGCAGGAGCTTTTGCAGAATATATACGAGTACCGTTTGCAGATTACGGTGCCGTTCAAGTACCAGAAGGTATTCCTGATGAAAAAATACTGCCCCTTTCCGATGCTTTCCCCACAGGCTACATGGGAGCAGAAATGTGCAATATTTCTCCTGGGGATACCGTAGCAGTCTGGGGTGCAGGTCCCGTAGGTCTATTCGCTATGAAAAGTGCCTATATGCTGGGCGCAGAACGGGTAATTGCCATTGACCGAGTTCCCGAACGTCTGCAAATGGCTCAAGAATTCGCCAACGCAGAAACTATCAACTATGAAGAAATCAGTGCAGGGGATGCCCTTAAAGAAATGACGGGCGGACGTGGTGCTGATGCTTGTATAGATGCTGTTGGGCTTGAAGCACACGGTATGGGTTTGGAAGGATTTTACGATGAAGCCAAGCAAGCAGTCAGGTTAGAAACGGATCGTCCTCACGTGCTGCGGGAAATGATTTTGGCTTGTCGAAAAGGTGGAATTTTGTCAATTATGGGTGTTTATTCGGGATTTGTAGACAAAATCCCCATGGGTGCAGCTATGAACAAAGCCCTTACTTGGAAAATGGGGCAAATGTTCGGTCAGAAGTATATGCCCATGTTGTTGGATCGCGTTCTTAATAACGAAGTCGATCCGTCCCGTGTTTTCACCCATCGCTTACCCCTAGAGGAAGCAAAGCAGGGCTTTGAAATGTTCAAGCACAAGAAAGATAACTGTGTCAAAGTTCTGCTGAAACCATAA
- a CDS encoding SRPBCC family protein, with protein MASISESKQNQGKTEASETERWTSLLGGSAMVLMGLSQRSLRGVLMAVAGGGLIYQGATKQSTIQQAQQAIGIGQQGIKVEKTVTIDKPVEELYRFWHNFENLPRFMKHLKSVKVYDAKRSHWITSAPLGGSVEWDAEILEDRENAFISWASVEGADIDNSGFVRFKQAPGNRGTEVKVVIEYFPPGGALTATFAKLFGEEPEQQIGDDLRRFKMLMEAGEIATTEGQPRGKG; from the coding sequence ATGGCATCTATTTCAGAAAGTAAGCAAAATCAAGGTAAAACTGAAGCCAGTGAAACCGAACGCTGGACTTCATTGCTTGGTGGTAGTGCAATGGTATTAATGGGTTTAAGCCAGCGTTCCTTGAGAGGGGTTTTGATGGCTGTGGCGGGTGGTGGTCTGATTTATCAGGGTGCAACAAAGCAAAGCACGATTCAGCAAGCACAGCAAGCAATAGGCATAGGTCAACAAGGGATCAAAGTTGAAAAGACAGTGACTATAGATAAGCCTGTTGAAGAGCTTTATCGTTTCTGGCACAACTTTGAAAATTTGCCCAGATTTATGAAGCATCTCAAATCCGTGAAGGTATATGATGCAAAACGTTCTCATTGGATTACTAGCGCACCTTTAGGCGGAAGTGTGGAATGGGATGCTGAGATTCTTGAAGACCGGGAAAATGCATTTATTTCTTGGGCTTCAGTAGAAGGAGCAGATATCGATAACTCGGGTTTTGTCCGGTTTAAACAAGCACCTGGTAATCGTGGGACTGAGGTCAAGGTCGTAATTGAATATTTCCCACCGGGCGGGGCGTTGACAGCGACTTTCGCTAAACTTTTCGGTGAAGAACCAGAACAACAAATTGGTGATGATTTGCGCCGTTTCAAAATGCTGATGGAAGCAGGCGAAATTGCTACAACCGAGGGACAGCCTAGAGGCAAAGGTTAG